The following proteins are co-located in the Cyprinus carpio isolate SPL01 chromosome B19, ASM1834038v1, whole genome shotgun sequence genome:
- the LOC109084059 gene encoding uncharacterized protein C18orf19 homolog A-like, translating into MQRLVCARVPLQISGASCSRPTQMLAPAARGCWTRLRSGSPASQRNSSREHPGQEDPDPLQDKSIGLMQRFKKTFKQYGKVMIPVHLLTSTVWFGTFYYAAMKGVSLVPFLEYVGFPDKVVKLLENSQSGYALTAYAMFKVATPARYTVTLGGTSLSVKYLREHGYMSTPPPVKEYLQEKMEETKERISGKMEETKDRISERMEETKDKFTEKLQEPHKVSFRKKKE; encoded by the exons ATGCAGCGGTTAGTGTGCGCTAGAGTCCCGCTGCAGATCAGTGGTGCGTCCTGCAGCCGTCCCACACAGATGCTGGCTCCCGCGGCCCGCGGCTGCTGGACACGTCTGCGCTCCGGCTCTCCGGCCTCTCAGAGGAACAGCAGCAGAGAGCATCCAGGGCAGGAGGATCCGGACCCTCTGCAGGACAAATCCATCGGCCTCATGCAGAGATTCAAGAAAACCTTTAAGCAGTACGGCAAAGTCATGATCCCTGTGCACCTGCTGACCTCTACAGTGTGGTTCGGCACTTTTTACTACGCTGCAATGAA AGGAGTCAGTTTGGTGCCATTTCTTGAGTATGTTGGGTTTCCTGACAAGGTGGTGAAACTCCTGGAGAATTCCCAGAGTGGCTACGCACTGACCGCTTACGCCATGTTCAAG GTCGCCACACCCGCGCGCTACACGGTGACTCTCGGGGGAACGTCGCTGTCCGTGAAGTACCTGAGGGAGCACGGGTACATGTCCACCCCTCCACCCGTGAAGGAATACTTGCAGGAGAAGATGGAGGAGACCAAAGAGAGGATCTCTGGGAAAATGGAGGAGACCAAGGATCGTATATCCGAGAGGATGGAGGAAACGAAAGACAAGTTCACAGAAAAACTTCAAGAACCCCACAAAGTGTCTTTCCGAAAAAAGAAGGAATAG